The following DNA comes from Candidatus Omnitrophota bacterium.
TTTTTTTTTGAGCTGCTTTTTTCTGATTCGCGACGGTGCCGCCGGCTTCGGTTATTTTTTTCGCGGCGCCCTCGGATATATTTTCCAACAACACCTTGAAATTTTTTGTTAGTTTTCCGTTACCGAGCAATTTCACTTTGTTTTTGCCTTTGACAATGCCTTTTTTCACAAGAGCTTCAACGCTGATTTCGGCGCCGACATCAAATTTAGAGTCAAGAACGGAAAGATTCAAAATATCACATTTTTCGGCAAATCGCCTGTTTGTAAAACCTCTTTTAGGAAGTCTCCTTACAAGAGGCATCTGGCCGCCTTCAAGAAGAGGCAGATGAGTCCGGCCTCCGCGCGATTTTTCGCCCTTAAGGCCGCGGCCGTTGTATCTGCCGTGAACATGACCCCTTCGTCTCTTTTTTACTTTGGTGGCGCCGCTGTATGCAGGCAAACTGACAAATGCCATTATTTCTCCTTCTTCACGCTTCGACGGGATTTACGCTCAGGAACGCTCGATAGCGCGGGAGCGGCAGGTGTTTCAGATTCTTTGATCGAAGCAAACTCATCCATGCCCGGTATTTCTTTTTTGGAAACCTTGAGATTGACAAGACCGTCAAGCGCCGCGTATGTTACATTCATTATATTCTTGCTGCCGAGGCTTTTTGTCAGGATATCGCTTATACCGCATGCTTCGACCAGCGCGCGAACGGGGGCGCTGGCAATGATGCCTGTTCCCGGGCGGGCGGGTTTCAGCAGCACTTTGCTGCGGCAGTGCACGCCCGTTATGGTGTGCGGAATAGTACACCCCTCTTTATTTATCCTGA
Coding sequences within:
- a CDS encoding 50S ribosomal protein L15, which encodes MAFVSLPAYSGATKVKKRRRGHVHGRYNGRGLKGEKSRGGRTHLPLLEGGQMPLVRRLPKRGFTNRRFAEKCDILNLSVLDSKFDVGAEISVEALVKKGIVKGKNKVKLLGNGKLTKNFKVLLENISEGAAKKITEAGGTVANQKKAAQKKSEKAPPVNASSLAPVPK
- a CDS encoding 30S ribosomal protein S5; this encodes MNFVRKKEDDLIRKTVDISRVSKVVKGGKRMSFTALCVVGDGAGKVGVAKRKGADVRIAVDKASKKAQEKMVRINKEGCTIPHTITGVHCRSKVLLKPARPGTGIIASAPVRALVEACGISDILTKSLGSKNIMNVTYAALDGLVNLKVSKKEIPGMDEFASIKESETPAAPALSSVPERKSRRSVKKEK